In Triticum urartu cultivar G1812 unplaced genomic scaffold, Tu2.1 TuUngrouped_contig_708, whole genome shotgun sequence, the following are encoded in one genomic region:
- the LOC125531428 gene encoding ABC transporter B family member 4-like, producing the protein MGDEAMRDRGEEEETEGMERKDVGATKKVAFFGMFRYARRADVALMGVGTVAAMVNGMSEPLMTVVFAAVIESFGGSDDSAVLHRVSKVVVYYIYLGIGTALASFLQVSCWTMAGERQSARIRSLYLEAVLKQDVSFFDVEMTTGEAISRMSADTVLVQDALGEKVGKYAQLLTTFVGGFVIGFIRGWMLALVMLACIPPSILSFATVSRLRAQISARRQASYDDAGNVVEQSIRAIRTVVSFNGEKKAVALYNALIKKAYKATVLEGLVTGLGIGCIFCVVFCSYSLAFWYGAKLIISKGYTGGQVINVVFAILTGSMAIGNASPSISAIAEGQSAAHRLFEIINRKPKIDISDTSGIELDDIKGDVELNNVFFRYPARPEQLILNGLSLQVPSGTTMAIVGESGSGKSTLISLVERFYDPQAGEVLIDGINIKSLKLKWIRGKISLVSQEPLLFMTSIKDNITYGKEDATLEEIKRAAELANAANFIEKLPNAYETMVGQSGAQLSGGQKQRIAIARAILRSPKVLLLDEATSALDVESERVVQEALNRIMVGITTLIVAHRLSTVRNADCIAVVHQGKVVEQGAHDQLIKDPDGAYCQLIQLQQVHTEGMHEVPYSSGSRLKSRSLSLEQSMRDSPRNRRQHSVKPLGLSGSDDLHGSADTSRQEHKEFGDSEAPKKAPIGRLFNLNKPEAPILLLAVIAAFVHGLLFPLFSIMMSGGIRTFYYPAHKLRKDSTFWALLCLLLAIISLIAIQLEFFLFGMAGGKLVERVRAFSFQSIMHQEVAWFDDPSNSSGALGARLFIDALNIRRLVGDNLAILVQCTITLISGFAIAFASDWKLTLIVICVIPFLGLQNYIQVKFLNSFSEDAKVMYEDASQVVAEAVGSIRTVASFCAEKRVITMYSKKCQATMKQGIRSGMVGGLGFSFSNLMLYLTYALCFYVGALFVHDGKSTFKDVFRVYFALVFTAFGISQTSAMASDSTKAQESTTSILAVIDRRSKIDPTSDEGIKLEKVDGNIDFNHVSFKYPSRPDVQVFSDFTLGIPSGKTTALVGESGSGKSTVIALLERFYDPDSGTISLDGTELKNLTLSWLRDQMGLVSQEPVLFNDTIRANIAYGKRGEATEEEIITVAKAANAHEFISSLPQGYNTNVGERGTQLSGGQKQRVAIARAILKDPRVLLLDEATSALDAESERIVQDALDKVMVSRTTIVVAHRLSTIKGADTIAVIKDGSVAEKGKHESLMGIKGGVYASLVELHSKASAS; encoded by the exons ATGGGTGACGAGGCGATGAGAGACagaggagaggaggaagagacGGAGGGGATGGAGAGGAAGGATGTGGGCGCGACCAAGAAGGTGGCCTTCTTCGGCATGTTCAGGTACGCCAGGCGCGCCGACGTTGCGCTGATGGGCGTGGGCACGGTAGCGGCAATGGTGAACGGCATGTCGGAGCCGCTCATGACGGTGGTCTTCGCCGCGGTCATCGAGTCCTTCGGCGGCAGCGACGACAGCGCCGTCCTCCACCGGGTCAGCAAG GTTGTTGTGTACTACATCTATTTGGGAATTGGGACGGCACTAGCTTCATTTCTCC AGGTGTCGTGCTGGACAATGGCTGGAGAAAGGCAGTCAGCACGCATCCGATCTCTCTACCTCGAAGCTGTTCTCAAGCAGGATGTTTCATTCTTTGATGTGGAGATGACAACTGGGGAAGCAATTTCTAGAATGTCTGCAGATACTGTACTGGTACAAGATGCTCTTGGAGAGAAG GTAGGCAAGTATGCACAGCTTTTGACAACCTTTGTTGGAGGTTTTGTCATCGGATTCATAAGAGGCTGGATGTTAGCTCTGGTTATGCTGGCATGCATACCACCAAGTATTCTCTCTTTTGCAACCGTCTCTCGACTACGTGCTCAAATATCTGCCAGGAGGCAAGCATCATATGACGACGCGGGCAATGTTGTCGAGCAGAGCATCAGAGCTATAAGAACG GTTGTCTCCTTCAATGGTGAGAAGAAAGCAGTTGCATTGTATAATGCTCTCATAAAAAAGGCGTACAAGGCTACTGTCTTGGAAGGGCTTGTCACTGGTCTTGGAATAGGCTGTATCTTTTGTGTTGTCTTCTGCAGTTACTCTCTAGCCTTCTGGTATGGCGCGAAGTTAATCATCAGCAAAGGATATACTGGAGGGCAGGTCATCAATGTTGTATTTGCAATTCTTACTGGATCAAT GGCTATAGGTAATGCATCACCATCGATTTCTGCTATTGCAGAAGGCCAATCTGCAGCACACAGGTTGTTTGAAATAATTAACAGAAAACCAAAGATTGACATCAGCGACACTTCTGGAATAGAATTAGATGATATCAAGGGCGACGTCGAACTGAACAATGTATTCTTTAGATACCCAGCAAGGCCTGAGCAATTGATACTTAATGGGTTGTCTCTACAAGTGCCTAGTGGTACTACCATGGCTATAGTTGGAGAGAGTGGAAGTGGAAAATCAACATTAATTAGTCTGGTAGAGAGATTCTACGACCCACAGGCTGGTGAAGTGCTGATAgatggaatcaacatcaagagttTGAAACTCAAGTGGATAAGAGGGAAGATCAGTCTTGTTAGTCAGGAACCATTACTTTTTATGACCTCCATCAAAGATAACATAACCTATGGTAAAGAGGATGCTACGCTTGAGGAGATCAAGAGAGCAGCTGAGCTGGCAAATGCAGCAAACTTCATCGAAAAGCTGCCTAAT GCATATGAGACAATGGTTGGTCAGAGTGGTGCTCAGCTTTCTGGAGGGCAGAAGCAACGGATTGCCATTGCAAGAGCGATCCTTAGAAGTCCAAAAGTCCTTCTGTTGGATGAAGCTACTAGTGCTTTGGATGTGGAGTCTGAGCGAGTAGTTCAAGAAGCACTAAATAGGATCATGGTAGGGATAACGACACTCATTGTTGCTCACCGTCTGAGTACAGTCAGGAATGCAGATTGCATAGCAGTGGTTCATCAAGGAAAGGTAGTTGAACAAG GTGCCCATGACCAGTTGATCAAGGATCCTGACGGAGCTTACTGTCAGCTTATTCAGTTACAACAGGTCCATACCGAAGGAATGCATGAGGTGCCATATTCATCAGGTTCAAGACTTAAAAGTAGAAGTTTATCTTTGGAACAATCTATGAGAGATTCTCCCAGGAATAGAAGACAGCACTCTGTAAAACCCCTTGGACTCTCTGGATCTGATGATTTGCACGGGTCTGCTGATACCAGCAGACAAGAGCACAAAGAATTTGGTGATAGTGAAGCTCCTAAGAAAGCACCAATTGGACGCCTTTTTAATCTTAATAAGCCAGAAGCACCAATTCTCCTATTAGCTGTTATAGCTGCTTTTGTGCATGGACTTCTTTTCCCATTATTCAGTATTATGATGTCTGGTGGTATAAGGACATTCTACTATCCAGCACACAAACTTCGAAAAGATTCTACATTTTGGGCATTGCTATGCCTTCTGTTGGCAATCATTTCTCTGATTGCAATCCAATTGGAATTTTTCTTATTTGGAATGGCCGGTGGGAAACTTGTAGAACGTGTCCGTGCTTTTTCTTTCCAGAGCATCATGCATCAAGAGGTTGCTTGGTTCGACGATCCTTCTAATTCCAG TGGTGCACTTGGTGCAAGGCTGTTTATTGATGCTTTGAACATCCGACGCCTTGTAGGAGATAACTTGGCTATACTAGTGCAGTGCACAATAACACTTATTTCTGGCTTCGCCATAGCATTTGCTTCTGACTGGAAGCTTACACTGATCGTCATATGTGTCATTCCTTTTCTGGGTTTACAGAATTATATTCAAGTAAAGTTCTTGAATAGTTTCAGTGAAGATGCTAAG GTGATGTATGAAGATGCAAGTCAAGTTGTAGCCGAAGCAGTCGGCAGTATTCGAACTGTAGCATCTTTCTGCGCAGAGAAGAGAGTAATTACGATGTACAGCAAAAAATGCCAAGCTACAATGAAACAGGGAATTAGAAGTGGAATGGTTGGAGGCCTCGGATTCAGTTTCTCAAACTTAATGTTGTATCTCACATATGCTCTTTGTTTCTATGTTGGTGCATTGTTTGTACATGACGGCAAATCAACCTTTAAAGATGTTTTCAGA GTTTATTTTGCTTTGGTTTTCACAGCTTTTGGAATTTCCCAAACAAGTGCAATGGCATCAGATTCAACAAAAGCTCAAGAGTCCACAACATCCATACTAGCTGTCAtagacaggaggtccaaaattgACCCAACTAGTGATGAAGGCATAAAGCTAGAGAAAGTTGATGGCAACATAGATTTCAACCATGTGAGCTTCAAGTACCCATCCCGCCCAGATGTTCAAGTATTCAGTGACTTTACTCTGGGCATTCCCTCCGGAAAG ACTACTGCACTTGTTGGAGAGAGTGGCAGTGGCAAGTCCACAGTAATTGCTTTGCTAGAGCGATTCTATGATCCAGACTCTGGCACAATCTCACTAGATGGAACAGAACTCAAAAACTTAACACTGAGTTGGTTAAGAGACCAGATGGGGCTGGTAAGCCAAGAACCAGTGCTTTTCAATGACACGATTCGTGCCAACATAGCATATGGAAAGCGCGGAGAAGCAACTGAAGAAGAGATTATCACTGTCGCCAAGGCGGCCAACGCTCATGAGTTCATATCGAGCTTGCCTCAGGGATACAACACCAACGTCGGTGAGAGGGGAACACAACTATCTGGTGGGCAAAAACAACGGGTAGCTATTGCAAGGGCAATCTTGAAGGACCCTAGAGTACTTCTGCTAGACGAGGCAACAAGTGCCCTGGACGCTGAATCAGAGCGTATTGTTCAAGATGCATTGGACAAGGTGATGGTAAGCAGGACCACCATTGTTGTAGCACACCGTCTGTCCACGATCAAAGGGGCAGATACAATCGCAGTCATCAAAGATGGTTCGGTTGCCGAGAAGGGGAAGCATGAATCGCTCATGGGCATCAAGGGTGGAGTCTATGCATCGCTGGTCGAGCTACACTCAAAGGCGTCAGCGTCATAA